The Desulfurobacterium atlanticum nucleotide sequence TTTCTTGAACATTTTGGATTTTTAGTTGTGGAGGAGATGGCTTTACTTTCAAAATTCAGTAATTGGCAGGAGGCAAATATCAAAGGCAAGTGTGGAGATATAAGAGATATGCCTGATAATAGGATTATCAGGAATTTTTATAATGATATCAAAGACTGGTTTATTTATTTTAAGGAGGTTTTAAGATGGAAGTCTTGTTAGGATTAGAAAAATATATTCCAGTTTCTGTATGCGTTCCCTTGATTAAAACAGCGGATGATTTGATTTTTTTGTTAGAAAAAAGAAGTTCCAATGTGAAACATTCAAGAGAAATTTCTTTTCCAGGAGGATTTATAGAAAAAGGAGAATCACCTGAAAAAGCTGCCAGAAGGGAATTAAAAGAAGAGGTATTAATTTCTTCGGAGAAAATAGAGAAATTTTTAAAATTGGGGATTCTAATTTCTCCACTGGGATATTTAATACACATTTTTATTTCTATTCTTAACATAAGCAGGAATGACTTAAGTGTTTTTAATAAAAGAGAAGTTGATAACCTTATTCTTATACCAATGAAAGAGATTATGATGATGAAACCTGAAATGTATTATGTAAAGTTAAAAATTTTCCCTTATGATGAACTGGAAAATGGTAAGAAAAATTGGTTATTGCCTGTTGAAAAATTAAAATTAGGCAGCAGGTATTTAAAACCCTGGGGAGGAAAATCTTATAGAGTTATAGTATATAATTATAACGGTGAACCAATATGGGGAATTACTGGAGAAATTATTTATGAGATTGTTAAAATGTTTAAAAAAGGATATTTAAATTTCTTAAATTGAAAAATGTTTATAGCAAAATTAATAAAGTATTTTGGTATGGCAAATCAATTAGCCTAAAATATTTAAATTTATTGAAATTAAATGTAAATTATCTGTTCCTGTGAAGGAGGATATTTCTTGACCTTTTCATATCCGCCGCCGGTGATGTGGATTAGAATCTTTTCATCTGGGTTTAATTCATTGTTTTCTATTGCTTTTAAAACGCTTGCGATTGTTACTCCTGCTGAGTAATCTATCTCTTCTTCAAGGAACGATTCAAAAGCACTTTTAGCTTTCAAAAGTTCCTCATTTGTTATCCCGTAAATTTTTCCACTGGTTTCTTTTATAAGGTTTGAAAGAAGTTCTATATTTGTTCTTGCGTTGCTTAAAACTTTCGCAAGGATCTTTTCTGCAAGTTCTGGGGGTGGTAGTGGTTCACCTTTAATGGCAGAAAGGACAGGTGCATAAGGCAGATTCTGAGAAAGGTATAGTTTTGGCAGTTTTCTATTCAGAGATTTTGCTGTTTTGTAAATGCTTAAAGGTCCAACACCACCAGAAACAGCCTGAAAGTAAACATCAAACTCTGGTAATCTTCTAAAAAGTCTGTAAAGTCCTTTTATTCTCCATTCGTTGTTTAAACCACCTTCATGTTCATACCTTTCAGGATTTTCCTTAACAAGTTTCTTTGAAAAGTCTATGGCATCGTTATATTCACCTTTAACTGCGTATATAGTTACGCTTTTGGATGGTTTTACAGGAATTTTCAGATTTTCAAGGGCGTATTCTGGAAGCACAATAGTTAAAGGTCTTTTAAGAACAGATGCTTTGTAAAAGAAAGCTCTTGCAACATTTCCTGCAGAAACGACTACAAGCTCTTTACTTTTGCGAAAATGAAGTGTAAGTCCTGTTATGTAATCTTTAAAAGAGCCTGTGGGGCATTTTGCCTTAAACTTTTCAAAGTATCCTGAAAGAAGAATTGTTATATTTTTTCTTCCGAAAAATTCTTCAATAAATGGGTGTCCTTTTAAAAGTGAGGAGAAAAGAATCGACTGAATGGTCATAAAGCCTCCAGATTTAGCAGGAAAGATTTTTGCATATAGCTTCTGTTTTCTCTATCAAAGATGGACATAGAGATGTTTTTCTTATTTTACATCCGCCGCAAATCTCTTTGTATTTACAATTTACACACTCTTTGAAATAGTTTCTGTCAGCGTATATCTTTGCCATTTCACTTTCAAAGATTTTATCAAGGGAAGTTTTTTGCAGATTTCCTATCGATTTTTGTATAAGCGGGCAGGGGTAAACGTTTCCTTCACTTGTCACGTAAACAAAATCTTTCACTGCCCTGCATCCGGGGAATACCTTATAATAGTATGGAGGAACAAATAAACCTTTCTCTTCCATCTTTTTTAGAACAGCCCAGTAGTGGGGAACAGTGGTTGTGCACAGGGCAAGGTCTTTGTATTTGCACTGAAGTTCATATATAGTTTTAAGGGATTCTGCTATTTCGTCTGTTTCCATCTCTGCATGGGGAAGTTCCTTTTCACCTCTTCCCATCTCAACATAGTGGAAGATTATAAGTATATCTGCACCTAATTTGTGACTTAATTCAACAATGTATGGAAGGTCATTATAGTTATATTTTGAAAGGCAGGTTGTAATTCTAAGAGGGATATCGTGCTTTCTAACAAGCTCCGCTCCTTTAACTGTTAGGTCAAAACTTCCTTTACCTCTTAAAAAGTCGTGGTTTTCTCTTTTTCCATCTATTGCCACTATGATGTCGTCAACTCCGTAATCTTTGAATTTCTTTATCAGATCGTTAGTAAGGTAAGTTCCGTTTGTTGGCAGAGAAACGTAAAATCCAAGTTCCTTTGCATACTTAAATATGTCCCAGAAATCCGGGTGCATTGTTGCTTCGCCACCTGTTAAGGTTACTTTCTTTCCTGAAGAACACAGTCCATACTTTGAAAGGTTAAGTTCCTTATACTGGTCTAAAATACCCTTCCAGAAGAAACCTGGAAGGGCATTTTTATCTATATTGGTAAT carries:
- a CDS encoding NUDIX hydrolase, with the protein product MEVLLGLEKYIPVSVCVPLIKTADDLIFLLEKRSSNVKHSREISFPGGFIEKGESPEKAARRELKEEVLISSEKIEKFLKLGILISPLGYLIHIFISILNISRNDLSVFNKREVDNLILIPMKEIMMMKPEMYYVKLKIFPYDELENGKKNWLLPVEKLKLGSRYLKPWGGKSYRVIVYNYNGEPIWGITGEIIYEIVKMFKKGYLNFLN
- a CDS encoding pyridoxal-phosphate dependent enzyme; translated protein: MTIQSILFSSLLKGHPFIEEFFGRKNITILLSGYFEKFKAKCPTGSFKDYITGLTLHFRKSKELVVVSAGNVARAFFYKASVLKRPLTIVLPEYALENLKIPVKPSKSVTIYAVKGEYNDAIDFSKKLVKENPERYEHEGGLNNEWRIKGLYRLFRRLPEFDVYFQAVSGGVGPLSIYKTAKSLNRKLPKLYLSQNLPYAPVLSAIKGEPLPPPELAEKILAKVLSNARTNIELLSNLIKETSGKIYGITNEELLKAKSAFESFLEEEIDYSAGVTIASVLKAIENNELNPDEKILIHITGGGYEKVKKYPPSQEQIIYI
- a CDS encoding radical SAM/SPASM domain-containing protein → MYDLKLSITKACNLKCKYCHYITNIDKNALPGFFWKGILDQYKELNLSKYGLCSSGKKVTLTGGEATMHPDFWDIFKYAKELGFYVSLPTNGTYLTNDLIKKFKDYGVDDIIVAIDGKRENHDFLRGKGSFDLTVKGAELVRKHDIPLRITTCLSKYNYNDLPYIVELSHKLGADILIIFHYVEMGRGEKELPHAEMETDEIAESLKTIYELQCKYKDLALCTTTVPHYWAVLKKMEEKGLFVPPYYYKVFPGCRAVKDFVYVTSEGNVYPCPLIQKSIGNLQKTSLDKIFESEMAKIYADRNYFKECVNCKYKEICGGCKIRKTSLCPSLIEKTEAICKNLSC